CACGCGCGAGGAGGCCGATGCCTTGGCCGCGGAAAGCCAGCGCCGCGCCGCGATCGCCTGGCAGGAAAACCGCTTTGCCAAATCGATCGTTCCGGTTCGCGACCAGAACGGGCTGATCATCCTTGATCGTGACGAACATATGCGCCCCGGCACCACCGCCGAGGATCTGGGCAAGCTGCGCCCCAGCTTCAAGGATATGGGCGAGTCCATGCCCGGTTTCGACAAGGTGGCCATGCTCAAATACCCGCATCTGGCCAGTATCAACCACATCCACCATGCGGGCAATTCTTCAGGGATCGTCGATGGGGCCGCTGCCGTGCTGATCGGCAATGCGGAATTCGGCAAGGCCCATGGCCTGAAACCGCGTGCCCGCATCCGCGCGACGGCCAAGATCGGAACGGACCCCACCATCATGTTGACCGGTCCCGTGCCGGTCACGGAAAAGATCCTGAGAGAAAGCGGCATGTCGATCAGCGACATCGACCTCTTCGAGGTCAACGAAGCCTTTTCCGCCGTGGTGCTGCGCTTCATGCAGGCCTTCCAGGTCGATCATGACAAGGTCAACGTGAATGGCGGCGCCATCGCCATGGGTCACCCCCTGGGTGCAACCGGGGCAATCATCATCGGCACCTTGCTGGATGAGTTGGAACGGCAGGACAAGAATGTGGGACTGGCGACCCTGTGCATTGCGTCCGGCATGGGCGCGGCAACAATCATCGAGCGCGTATAGGAGGAGATCGAAGACATGACCGATTTCACGATGGAAAAGAGCTCCGAGGGTCTCGCGACGATCACCTGGGACGTGCCCGGAAAATCAATGAATGTGCTGTCCATGGACGGCGCGGCAACGCTGAGCGATCTGATCGATGACGCGCTGGCCGATGACGGGGTCAAGGGCATCATCATCACCAGCGGCAAGAAGGATTTCGCCGCCGGGATGGACCTGAATGTCATCGCCGGCATGCGCGACAATGGCGGCGCTCAGGGCGTTTTCGATGGTGTCATGAGCCTGCATCACCTGCTGCGCAAGATCGAACTGGCCGGCATGGACCTCAAGACGAAAAAGGGCGGCAAGCCGATTGCCAGCGTCCTTCCGGGCACGGCGCTTGGCATCGGACTGGAGTTGCCGCTAGCGACACATCGCATCTTCGCCGCCGACAACCCCAAGGCCAAGATCGGCCTGCCCGAAATCATGGTCGGCATCTTTCCCGGCGCGGGCGGCACCACCCGCCTGTCACGCAAGCTGGGTGCGATGATGGCCGCGCCTTTCCTGCTGGAGGGCAAGCTGTCGGACCCGAAAAAGGCCAAGGCCGCCGGTCTGATCGACGAAGTGTCCGACGACCCTCTGGCCGCGGCAAGGGAATGGGTGCTGAATGCCAGCGAGGCCGATCTGGTCAAACCCTGGGATGCCAAGGGCTACAAGATGCCGGGGGGCGGACCGTTCCATCCGGCGGGCTTCATGACCTTCGTAGGAGCGTCGGCCATGGTCCATGGCAAGACCATGGGCGTCTATCCGGCGGCCAAGGCCCTGCTTTCGGCTGTCTATGAAGGTGCGATGGTGACATTCGATCAAGCCCTGAAGATCGAGGCGCGCTGGTTCACCAATGTGCTGATGAACCCCTCCAGCAGCGCAATGATCCGCAGCCTGTTCATCAACAAGGAAGCCCTTGAAAAAGGCGCGAATCGCCCCGAAGCCCCCGATCAGAGCGTGAAAAAGATCGGTATCCTTGGGGCTGGCATGATGGGTGCAGGCATCGCCTATGTCAGCGCCAGGGCCGGGATCGAGGTGGTGCTGATCGACGCCAGGCAAGAGGCTGCGGACAAGGGGAAGGCCTATTCCGAAGCCCTGCTGGACAAGGCAATCAGCCGCAAGAAATCGACCGAAGCGAAAAAGACCGAGCTTCTGGCCCGCATCACCGCCACGACCGATTATGACGCGCTTAAGGGTTGCGATCTGATCGTCGAGGCCGTGTTCGAGGACCCTGCCGTCAAGGCCGAGGTCACCCAGCGCGCCGAGGCAGTCATCCCCGAGGATGCAATCTTCGCCACCAATACCTCGACCCTGCCGATCAGCGATCTGGCCCGTGCCAGTGCCCGGCCCGAACAGTTCATCGGCATCCATTTCTTCAGCCCGGTCGACAAGATGCTGCTGGTCGAGATCATCAAGGGCAAGGCCACCGGCCCCCGTGCCGTGGCCAAGGCGCTGGATTTCGTGCGTCAGATCCGCAAGACCCCGATCGTCGTCAATGACGAGCGCTTCTTCTACGCCAACCGCTGCATCATCCCCTATATCAACGAGGGCATCCGGATGGTGGGCGAAGGCGTGAACCCGGTTCTTGTCGAGAATGCGGCCAAGATGATGGGCATGCCGCTGGGACCGCTGCAACTGGTGGATGAAACCAGCATCGATCTGGGCGTCAAGATCGCCAAGGCCACCCGCGCGGCCATGGGCGATGCCTATCCCGATGACGCTGTCGATCAGGTGATCTTCGCCATGGCAGATGAGGGTCGTCTGGGTCGCAAGACCAATGCCGGTTTCTACGACTATGACGACAAGGGCAAGCGCCAGGGCCTGTGGTCGGGGCTGGACAGCCGCTATCCGCGTGCAACGGATCAGCCCGAACTGACCGATGTCCAGCACCGGCTGATGTTCGCGCAGGCGCTGGAGGCGGTGCGGGCGTTGGAATCCGG
This is a stretch of genomic DNA from Paracoccus seriniphilus. It encodes these proteins:
- a CDS encoding acetyl-CoA C-acetyltransferase, with amino-acid sequence MTDAYIYDAARTPRGKGRTDGSLHEVTSLALSARLLNAVKERNNLRGHAVEDVIWGNVTQVKEQGGCLARSAVLASDLDESIPGLSINRFCASAMEAVNLAANQIKGGAGQAYIAGGVEMMGRVPMGSDGAAIAVDPSLAMKSYFVPQGISADIIATEYGFTREEADALAAESQRRAAIAWQENRFAKSIVPVRDQNGLIILDRDEHMRPGTTAEDLGKLRPSFKDMGESMPGFDKVAMLKYPHLASINHIHHAGNSSGIVDGAAAVLIGNAEFGKAHGLKPRARIRATAKIGTDPTIMLTGPVPVTEKILRESGMSISDIDLFEVNEAFSAVVLRFMQAFQVDHDKVNVNGGAIAMGHPLGATGAIIIGTLLDELERQDKNVGLATLCIASGMGAATIIERV
- a CDS encoding 3-hydroxyacyl-CoA dehydrogenase NAD-binding domain-containing protein, translated to MTDFTMEKSSEGLATITWDVPGKSMNVLSMDGAATLSDLIDDALADDGVKGIIITSGKKDFAAGMDLNVIAGMRDNGGAQGVFDGVMSLHHLLRKIELAGMDLKTKKGGKPIASVLPGTALGIGLELPLATHRIFAADNPKAKIGLPEIMVGIFPGAGGTTRLSRKLGAMMAAPFLLEGKLSDPKKAKAAGLIDEVSDDPLAAAREWVLNASEADLVKPWDAKGYKMPGGGPFHPAGFMTFVGASAMVHGKTMGVYPAAKALLSAVYEGAMVTFDQALKIEARWFTNVLMNPSSSAMIRSLFINKEALEKGANRPEAPDQSVKKIGILGAGMMGAGIAYVSARAGIEVVLIDARQEAADKGKAYSEALLDKAISRKKSTEAKKTELLARITATTDYDALKGCDLIVEAVFEDPAVKAEVTQRAEAVIPEDAIFATNTSTLPISDLARASARPEQFIGIHFFSPVDKMLLVEIIKGKATGPRAVAKALDFVRQIRKTPIVVNDERFFYANRCIIPYINEGIRMVGEGVNPVLVENAAKMMGMPLGPLQLVDETSIDLGVKIAKATRAAMGDAYPDDAVDQVIFAMADEGRLGRKTNAGFYDYDDKGKRQGLWSGLDSRYPRATDQPELTDVQHRLMFAQALEAVRALESGVLEDIREGDVGAILGWGFAPWSGGPFGWLDMMGAARAVEICDGLTAKYGDRFASPALLRDMAEKGTSFYDRFGAAKTAA